GCTGGCTTTACCCGTAGCCTCGGCGCCGAAATATCGGCACTGACGGGCGCGACAGAAAGCAAGCGCCCCGTCGCCAGCGTGAACAAACTGACAGAGCAAACCCTCTCGGCATCGCTGCAGCGTGACAAAGCGGTGGGCAGGGAGTTGCTACTCAAGATCATCGAAGGTATCGATAAACTGTGATAAGGAGATCCGTGACCTGATGCAGTCAGTGAAAGTCGTAATCACCGGGCCTTTCAACGCCGGAAAAACAACCTTCATAAAGTCGGTCAGTGAGATTACCGTGCTCTCAACCGAGCGGCAAGTCTCCGACGTTTCAGGTGAAGGTCGCGGAGAGACCACCGTTGCCATGGATTTTGGCCGGATCACCATCTCGGAAGACGTCGTCCTGTACCTGTTCGGTACGCCGGGCCAGGAAAGATTTTCCTTCATGTGGGAGACGCTATCCGAAGGAATGCTGGGCTTTGTGCTTCTCGTCGATATCTCGGACAGCGACTCTTTTTCTGATGCGGCCGCCATGATCCAATTCTTCCGAGAGATGTCCGATGTTCCCTTTGTGGTCGCCGCAAACAAGGTCGCTCCTGACGACTTGGATTTGATACGGTTCGCTCGTGAACAGCTCGCTCTGGAAGACTCGATTCCGCTGCTTCCACTTGACGCAAGGGACCGGGACTCGGTGAAGTCGGTCTTGCTGGGACTGATGCACAGAATACTGGACACCATGGCCTAAACATGGATGTCTGGGTAATTATACTGTTCGCCTCGTTCGCTCTCGCGGTTGTTTCCGTTTTAATGCTGACGATCAGCTTGATAAGATCTCTCGGCGTTCGTGAA
The Actinomycetota bacterium DNA segment above includes these coding regions:
- a CDS encoding ATP/GTP-binding protein, with amino-acid sequence MQSVKVVITGPFNAGKTTFIKSVSEITVLSTERQVSDVSGEGRGETTVAMDFGRITISEDVVLYLFGTPGQERFSFMWETLSEGMLGFVLLVDISDSDSFSDAAAMIQFFREMSDVPFVVAANKVAPDDLDLIRFAREQLALEDSIPLLPLDARDRDSVKSVLLGLMHRILDTMA